In Deltaproteobacteria bacterium CG11_big_fil_rev_8_21_14_0_20_49_13, the following are encoded in one genomic region:
- a CDS encoding NADH-quinone oxidoreductase subunit A, whose protein sequence is MLFVFALLIAGTFVAISSVLGRPKRTTTDLEPYECGLDQTIEPRRPLNIKFFIIAIIFLLFDVEVALLYPWAALFRSFVAEGMGKFILIEGLTFIGILAVGLVYVLRSKALDWQK, encoded by the coding sequence ATGCTTTTTGTCTTCGCGCTCCTGATTGCGGGGACGTTCGTCGCCATTTCTTCCGTCTTAGGAAGGCCGAAGAGAACGACCACCGACCTTGAACCTTATGAGTGCGGCCTTGATCAGACAATCGAACCGAGAAGGCCCCTAAATATAAAATTCTTCATCATAGCGATCATATTCCTTCTCTTTGACGTAGAGGTCGCCCTTTTATATCCATGGGCGGCGCTCTTCAGGTCGTTCGTTGCTGAAGGAATGGGAAAGTTCATATTAATTGAAGGTCTTACTTTTATAGGGATACTTGCGGTGGGGCTTGTTTATGTCCTAAGAAGCAAAGCGCTTGATTGGCAGAAATGA